A DNA window from Drosophila biarmipes strain raj3 chromosome 2R, RU_DBia_V1.1, whole genome shotgun sequence contains the following coding sequences:
- the LOC108029578 gene encoding dynein light chain Tctex-type 5-B isoform X1: MGDSPEERRSKDVVPEASAKEAETGKGKKEKKEKSAEGNQKRPASSQRGSLTKSHIGVPLGMGAPAAKPTMRFMPTYRLESKNPLNKERVENIIKAVMNRHYNEEYMFHPKHSLHMAAQVSEEIKNRIKLDNYDRYRYIVLVTVGEFLMQGLYSMVNFLWDAEKDGFVTYSVERPSYFAVCTTFYLYYD; encoded by the exons ATGGGTGACTCTCCGGAAGAGCGGCGCAGCAAGGACGTCGTGCCCGAGGCTTCCGCCAAGGAGGCGGAAACTGGCAAGGGGAAAAAAGAGAAGAAAGAAAAGTCGGCCGAGGGCAACCAGAAG AGGCCGGCAAGCAGCCAGCGCGGTTCGCTGACCAAGTCCCACATAGGCGTTCCCTTGGGCATGGGTGCTCCGGCGGCCAAG CCCACGATGCGCTTCATGCCCACCTACCGTTTGGAGTCAAAGAATCCCCTCAATAAGGAGCGCGTGGAGAACATCATCAAGGCGGTGATGAATCGACACTACAACGAGGAGTATATGTTTCATCCCAAGCACTCACTCCACATGGCGGCCCAGGTCAGCGAGGAAATCAAGAACCGTATCAAGCTCGACAACTACGACAG ATATCGCTACATAGTGCTGGTCACCGTGGGCGAATTCCTGATGCAAGGTCTCTACTCCATGGTGAACTTCTTGTGGGATGCTGAAAAAGACGGATTTGTGACCTACAGCGTGGAGAGACCTTCGTACTTTGCGGTCTGCACCACATTTTACCTGTACTACGATTGA
- the LOC108029482 gene encoding COP9 signalosome complex subunit 4 yields the protein MAANYAKTNKGISTAVLRNQLMGLINFTGTHKDQADKYRQLLKTVLANTGQELIDGLRLFVEAIVNEHVSLVISRQILNDVGSELSKLPDDLSKQLSHFTLEKVNPRVISFEEQVAGIRFHLANIYERNQQWRDAATVLVGIPLETGQKQYSVECKLGTYLKIARLYLEDNDSMQAELFINRASLLQAETNSEELQVLYKVCYARVLDYRRKFIEAAQRYNELSYRKIVDQGERMTALKKALICTVLASAGQQRSRMLATLFKDERCQHLPAYGILEKMYLERIIRRSELQEFEALLQDHQKAATQDGSSILDRAVFEHNLLSASKLYNNITFEELGALLDIPAAKAEKIASQMITEGRMNGHIDQISGIVHFENRELLPQWDRQIQSLCYQVNSIIEKISVAEPDWLDNLN from the exons ATGGCCGCAAACTACGCAAAAACGAACAAGGGCATTTCGACGGCCGTCCTGCGCAACCAGCTGATGGGCCTGATCAACTTCACCGGCACGCACAAAGACCAGGCGGACAAGTATCGTCAGCTGCTGAAAACTGTGCTGGCCAACACCGGCCAGGAGTTGATCGACGGCCTCCGGCTCTTTGTGGAGGCCATTGTGAACGAGCACGTCAGCCTGGTGATCTCGCGTCAGATCCTCAACGACGTGGGCAGCGAGCTTAGCAAGTTGCCCGACGACCTGTCCAAGCAGCTCTCCCACTTTACCCTGGAGAAGGTCAATCCGCGCGTCATCTCGTTCGAAGAGCAGGTGGCCGGCATCCGGTTCCATCTAGCCAACATCTACGAGCGCAACCAGCAGTGGCGCGATGCAGCCACGGTGCTGGTGGGCATCCCGCTGGAGACGGGCCAGAAGCAGTACTCCGTGGAGTGCAAGCTGGGCACCTACTTAAAAATAGCACGTCTCTACCTAGAGGACAATGATTCCATGCAGGCCGAGCTCTTCATCAATCGTGCCTCGCTACTGCAGGCCGAGACTAACTCTGAAGAGCTGCAG GTGCTATACAAAGTCTGCTATGCGCGTGTCTTGGACTACCGACGCAAGTTCATCGAAGCCGCCCAGCGATACAACGAGCTCTCCTACCGCAAGATTGTGGACCAGGGCGAGAGGATGACGGCGCTGAAGAAGGCGCTTATCTGCACAGTTCTCGCCTCCGCCGGACAGCAACGCTCCCGCATGCTGGCCACCCTGTTCAAGGACGAACGCTGCCAGCACTTGCCGGCCTACGGCATTCTTGAGAAGATGTATTTGGAGCGCATCATCCGACGTTCCGAGCTGCAGGAGTTTGAAGCCCTGCTGCAGGACCACCAAAAGGCTGCCACTCAAGATGGCTCCTCGATCTTAGATCGAGCTGTTTTCGAACACAATCTGCTGTCGGCCAGCAAGCTGTACAACAACATCACCTTCGAGGAGCTGGGCGCCCTGCTGGACATACCCGCGGCGAAGGCGGAAAAGATCGCCTCCCAGATGATCACCGAGGGCCGCATGAACGGACACATCGACCAGATTTCGGGCATTGTCCACTTCGAGAATCGCGAACTACTGCCGCAGTGGGATAGACAGATCCAGTCATTGTGCTACCAAGTCAATTCCATAATAGAGAAGATAAGTGTCGCCGAGCCCGATTGGCTAGATAACCTGAACTGA
- the LOC108029577 gene encoding PX domain-containing protein kinase-like protein: MAVFASRYERKLPIDDTQSLSCEITAVQEVAGHTEYLLRVWRGANNKDYWTVLRRYNDFDRLDKSLRVSGIELPLPRKRIFGNMRPEFVAERKQALQVYINAVLMNPILASSLPAKRFVDPESYSQSFHDHAVQNALLCLRSDSTWSLGGTMGAIGWRLRKHYFKVTTKPPEKSHNKQLVKSGSQTHQSKHFAAGSSNGSGHSIDAGTLDPGAEVVAEWLEYGPDKFVDEKEIGGIMKSLMGLQHPHIEPILLAAHTENGCLVIRKFHKHGTLKDVLCMAANPKNPFLSKYGNPKGRTALSMKQVATYGKQILEALIFLHSKGYAYGHLHSGNIVIVDDCVKLLDIENFLLGVPAFYRPFFMQHSKIHAIETIDVYCFGHVLFEMAMGYPLQESVVRQITECPEALKCLLESILSKEACKAGLPTLEQLLGHRFFTQYASTESAGAAANAEKPYFKLSLNAKELLKQAAIKSENRLRDEQKSVKNQKRIVRVQELMSSEEEKRKSKQKAKLEHKQSKLKQQGSIQTNNGRLSLVAATATAASSSTAVAGGADSFNRSDSTPEEPTLAGIKSPPLTPAPHLGAIYQQVPASPGAAVERQSSTPNMLAEDADDIDGDEPTRNALLESICKFNRGSLRKVRSND; the protein is encoded by the exons ATGGCCGTATTTGCGAGCAGATATGAACGGAAATTGCCAATTGACGACACCCAATCGCTGAGCTGCGAGATAACCGCCGTCCAGGAGGTCGCCGGACATACG GAGTACCTGCTGCGCGTGTGGAGGGGCGCCAACAACAAGGACTACTGGACCGTTCTGCGCCGCTACAATGACTTCGACCGGCTGGACAAGTCTCTCCGCGTCTCCGGCATCGAGCTGCCGCTGCCTCGCAAGCGCATCTTTGGTAACATGCGCCCGGAGTTCGTAGCTGAACGGAAGCAAGCCCTGCAAGTGTACATAAACGCCGTACTAATGAATCCCATATTGGCCTCTTCGCTGCCAGCCAAGCGCTTCGTCGATCCCGAGAGCTACTCGCAATCCTTCCACG ACCATGCCGTGCAGAACGCCCTGCTCTGCCTGCGAAGCGACTCTACGTGGTCCCTGGGCGGAACTATGGGCGCCATAGGCTGGCGCCTCCGGAAGCACTACTTCAAGGTGACTACTAAGCCGCCGGAGAAGAGCCACAACAAGCAGCTGGTCAAGAGCGGCTCGCAAACCCATCAGAGCAAGCATTTCGCTGCTGGGAGCAGCAATGGCAGTGGTCACTCCATCGATGCGGGAACCCTGGATCCGGGGGCCGAGGTGGTTGCCGAGTGGCTCGAGTACGGGCCAGACAAGTTCGTCGACGAGAAGGAAATCGGTGGCATAATGAAGAGCTTGATGGGCCTCCAGCATCCGCACATAGAGCCGATTCTACTGGCCGCCCACACCGAAAACGGATGCCTTGTTATCAGGAA GTTCCATAAGCACGGTACCCTGAAGGACGTTTTGTGCATGGCCGCAAATCCAAAGAATCCCTTTCTCAGCAAGTATGGCAATCCGAAGGGGCGCACTGCCCTCTCAATGAAACAGGTTGCCACGTATGGCAAGCAGATCCTAGAGGCTCTCATATTCCTGCATTCCAAGGGTTACGCTTACG gTCACCTCCATTCCGGAAACATCGTGATAGTGGACGACTGCGTTAAGCTGCTGGACATCGAGAACTTTTTACTGGGCGTGCCGGCATTCTACCGGCCGTTTTTCATGCAGCACAGCAAAATCCACGCCATCGAGACTATTGATGTATACTGTTTTGGTCATGTCCTCTTTGAAATGGCCATGGGTTATCCGCTGCAGGAGTCTGTTGTGCGCCAGATCACTGAATGTCCGGAGGCGTTAA AATGCCTGCTAGAGAGCATTCTGTCAAAGGAAGCTTGCAAGGCTGGCCTACCGACGTTGGAGCAACTTCTGGGTCACAGATTCTTTACACAATACGCTTCAACTGAAAGCGCTGGCGCTGCTGCCAATGCTGAGAAGCCGTACTTCAAGCTATCCCTGAACGCCAAAGAGCTGCTGAAGCAGGCAGCTATCAAAAGCGAGAATCGCCTGCGGGACGAACAGAAATCTGTAAAGAACCAGAAGCGCATCGTGCGCGTCCAGGAACTGATGAGCTCCGAGGAGGAAAAACGAAAGTCCAAGCAAAAAGCA AAACTAGAGCACAAACAGTCGAAGTTAAAGCAGCAAGGTTCTATTCAAACAAACAATGGACGCTTGTCGCTTGTGGCTGCCACTGCAACAGCAGCTTCCTCCAGCACAGCTGTGGCTGGTGGTGCAGACTCCTTTAACCGCTCCGACAGCACTCCCGAGGAGCCCACATTGGCCGGCATCAAAT CACCACCGCTTACTCCGGCTCCGCACTTGGGCGCCATATATCAGCAGGTGCCGGCATCGCCTGGCGCTGCAGTGGAACGGCAATCCTCGACTCCGAACATGCTAGCTGAGGATGCGGACGACATTGATGGCGACGAACCGACCCGCAACGCTCTTCTGGAGTCCATCTGCAAGTTCAACCGCGGCTCGTTGCGTAAAGTGCGCTCCAACGACTAG
- the LOC108029578 gene encoding dynein light chain Tctex-type 5-B isoform X2 — translation MAAAAAKNWSGLVNLCLGQEREKRPASSQRGSLTKSHIGVPLGMGAPAAKPTMRFMPTYRLESKNPLNKERVENIIKAVMNRHYNEEYMFHPKHSLHMAAQVSEEIKNRIKLDNYDRYRYIVLVTVGEFLMQGLYSMVNFLWDAEKDGFVTYSVERPSYFAVCTTFYLYYD, via the exons ATGGCAGCCGCTGCAGCAAAGAACTGGTCGGGTCTGGTGAATCTCTGCCTGGGGCAGGAGCGCGAGAAG AGGCCGGCAAGCAGCCAGCGCGGTTCGCTGACCAAGTCCCACATAGGCGTTCCCTTGGGCATGGGTGCTCCGGCGGCCAAG CCCACGATGCGCTTCATGCCCACCTACCGTTTGGAGTCAAAGAATCCCCTCAATAAGGAGCGCGTGGAGAACATCATCAAGGCGGTGATGAATCGACACTACAACGAGGAGTATATGTTTCATCCCAAGCACTCACTCCACATGGCGGCCCAGGTCAGCGAGGAAATCAAGAACCGTATCAAGCTCGACAACTACGACAG ATATCGCTACATAGTGCTGGTCACCGTGGGCGAATTCCTGATGCAAGGTCTCTACTCCATGGTGAACTTCTTGTGGGATGCTGAAAAAGACGGATTTGTGACCTACAGCGTGGAGAGACCTTCGTACTTTGCGGTCTGCACCACATTTTACCTGTACTACGATTGA